GTTCCGGCGTGGAACTCGAGGGCGAGGCCGATACCCCGTCGTTGCGCCTCGGATGCCGCGGACTGCAGTCGTGCGATGGTCGATGCTCTTTCGTCAGCGGTCGCCTCGACCGAGCCGAGTCGCCCCGCCCAGATGCGCACACGGTCGGCGCCGAGGGCTTCTGCGCTGTCGAGGATCGGTGTGAGATCTTCATCGGCCTCCGCGCGGAAGTACGAGCCGTATGAGGCGACGACGAGTCCGGCATCCGCGGTGGCCCTCGCCATCTGCTCAGCGCGAACAAGATCGCCAGGGGGCACGTGTCCGTCGCCGCCCCACTCGATCGCAGCGAGCCCGGCATCCGCAGCGAGGTCGACGATGCGCTCAGGTGCGAGCGCGCGGAACGTCACCGAGCACAGGCCAGGACGGATCGCAGTCATGACGTCATCCTCTCAAGCGGATGGGCACACAGGTTCAGCGCAGATGCGGCGACACTGTCGCTGTGAACGCCTCGGCCGTGCGCCGCACCACGTGCTCCGGGGCATCGGCCCAGATGTCCGCGTTGAAGATCTCCACCTCGATGTCACGGTCGTAGCCGGTCTGGACCACGGCCTGGGTGAGCGAGGCGAAATCGATCACTCCGTCACCCATGTAGTGCCGCCCGAGCAGCACATCTGCGGGCAACGGGGTCTTCCAGTCGCACACCTGGTACGTCGCGATACGGCCCTCGCGGCCCGCGCGCGCGATCTGCTCGAGCACCTGAGGATCCCACCAGATGTGGAAGGTGTCGACAGCGGCGCCGACGACCTCGGCATCGAAGTCGGAGGCGATGTCGAGAGCCTGCCCCAGCGTCGAGACGACGGCGCGGTCGGAGGCGTACATCGGATGCAGCGGCTCGATCGCCAGCGTCACGCCGGCGGCCTTCGCGTCTGGTGCCAGCGCACCGATGGCGTCACGCACCCGTTCCCGCGCGCCGATGAGGTCACGGTCGCCTTCGGGAAGACCGCCGGCGACCAGCACGAGCACGGCGGTCGAACCGTCGGCGCCGGCGGCGGCGAGCGTCGCCGTCTCCTCGATCGCCCTGCGGTTGTCGTCGAGCGCCGCGCGGCGCTGCGGACCGTCCGGCAGAGTGAAGAACCCGCCACGGCAGTGCGTGGAGAACCGCAGACCGGAGTCGGCCAGCATCCGCGCCGCCACGTCGAGTCCGACCTCGTTCACCGGCTCCCGCCAGAGACCGATCGCGTGGATCCCCGCCCCGGCGGTGACTCTCAGCGCCTCTTCGAGGTTCGAATACTTGATGGTGGCCTGGTTGATCGACAGGCGCGGGTCCGGGGCACTCATGCGTCCGCCCCTCCCGCATCGATGCCGTTCAGTCGCAGCATCCCGTGCCAACGCTCTCGAGCGAGTTCGGGGTTCTCGAGGGCGAGCGAGGCGTTCGCGAGCTCGACGATGCGGCTGAGGTGCGGCAGGCTCCTGGCGGAGTGCAGGCCGGAGACCATCTGGAAGGCGGGCTGGTGCCCGTTGAGCCAGGAGAGGAATGCGACGCCGGTCTTGTAGTAGAACGTCGGCGCGGCGAACACCTGACGGCTGAGCTCCTCGGTGGGACCGAGGATGCGACGATACGCGTCCGGATCGCCGGCGTCGAGTGCCTGGATCGCGGCGGATGCCACGGGTGTGATCGCCGCGAAGGCACCCAGCAGCGCGTCGGAATGGCCGTCACCCTCGCCGATCGTGTCGCCGCCGATCAGACCGACGTAGTTGAAGTCGTCGCCGGTGAACATGCGCACGCCATGCGGCAGACGCTCTCTCACCGAGATCTCGGACTCCGCGTTGAGCAGGCTCATCTTGACGCCGGCGACCTTGTCCTGGTTCTCCGCGATGACCTGGAGAAGCACTTCGGATGCCGTCTGCCAGTCCTTCGCGCCGAAATAGCCTTCCAGCGCCGGGTCGAATGCGGTGCCGAGCCAGTGCAGCACGACAGGCACGGTCGCCGACTGCAGCACCTCTCGGTACACGCGACGGTAGTCATCGGCCCCCGTCGCCACCCGCGCGAGATGGCGCGATGCCATCAGCACTGGGCCGGCCCCCTCCTGCTCCTCCGTGAAGTGCAGCTGCTCCTTATAGGCGTCGATGACCTGGTCGAGCGTGATGTGCGTCTCGATGCCGTGATCAGACGCAAGGTGATCGGTGTTGACGCCGACCACGACCGATCCGCCCTCTTCACGCGCGACCTGAGCGCTGCGGGCGATGAGCTCGCGGGTCGCGGCGGCATCCAGCCCCATGTTGCGCTGTGCCGTATCCATGGCGTCGGCGACGCCGAGCCCCCAGGAGTAGACGTTGCGACGGAACGCAAGGGTCGCGTCCCAGTCGATATCGGCCGGCTGTCCAGGAGTGTTGTCGGCGTGCACCTGGGGAACGACGTGCGCGGCGGCGTAGGCGACGCGGCTCTGCAGTGGCGCGGTGGGGCGGGTGTAGATACCGGAATCATTCAGCGCAGCATCCGATGTCGTGCCGTCCGGCGCGAGAAGTCGAAGGCTGCTCATGACAGCGTCAACGGCGCGATCGTGACCTTGCGGCCTTCGGCGCTCGATGTCAGCCCCGCCTCGGCGAACTGCACGCCCTTGGCGCCGGCGAGCAGGTCGAACGGGTAGTCGGTGCCTTCGACGAACGAGGTCAGGTACTCCTCCCACTGCTGGCGGAATCCGTTGAGGAAGACGTCGTTGGTCGGCACGCTCTGCCAGTCGGTGTCGTA
The DNA window shown above is from Microbacterium murale and carries:
- a CDS encoding sugar phosphate isomerase/epimerase family protein, translated to MTAIRPGLCSVTFRALAPERIVDLAADAGLAAIEWGGDGHVPPGDLVRAEQMARATADAGLVVASYGSYFRAEADEDLTPILDSAEALGADRVRIWAGRLGSVEATADERASTIARLQSAASEAQRRGIGLALEFHAGTLADSAPATLSVLSEVDSTALSTYWQPTVAASDDIALAEYEAVAMHTSAVHVFSWWPQTQRLRLHERGELWRRIFAAAAAQSAPPRDALLEFVPDDDPALLAAEAATLRGSIRSASPR
- a CDS encoding sugar phosphate isomerase/epimerase family protein, producing MSAPDPRLSINQATIKYSNLEEALRVTAGAGIHAIGLWREPVNEVGLDVAARMLADSGLRFSTHCRGGFFTLPDGPQRRAALDDNRRAIEETATLAAAGADGSTAVLVLVAGGLPEGDRDLIGARERVRDAIGALAPDAKAAGVTLAIEPLHPMYASDRAVVSTLGQALDIASDFDAEVVGAAVDTFHIWWDPQVLEQIARAGREGRIATYQVCDWKTPLPADVLLGRHYMGDGVIDFASLTQAVVQTGYDRDIEVEIFNADIWADAPEHVVRRTAEAFTATVSPHLR
- a CDS encoding dihydrodipicolinate synthase family protein, yielding MSSLRLLAPDGTTSDAALNDSGIYTRPTAPLQSRVAYAAAHVVPQVHADNTPGQPADIDWDATLAFRRNVYSWGLGVADAMDTAQRNMGLDAAATRELIARSAQVAREEGGSVVVGVNTDHLASDHGIETHITLDQVIDAYKEQLHFTEEQEGAGPVLMASRHLARVATGADDYRRVYREVLQSATVPVVLHWLGTAFDPALEGYFGAKDWQTASEVLLQVIAENQDKVAGVKMSLLNAESEISVRERLPHGVRMFTGDDFNYVGLIGGDTIGEGDGHSDALLGAFAAITPVASAAIQALDAGDPDAYRRILGPTEELSRQVFAAPTFYYKTGVAFLSWLNGHQPAFQMVSGLHSARSLPHLSRIVELANASLALENPELARERWHGMLRLNGIDAGGADA